A genomic stretch from Ketobacter sp. MCCC 1A13808 includes:
- a CDS encoding isochorismatase family protein: protein MTIPAITSYSLPEPSALPVNRVDWQCDPAKAVLLIHDMQNYFVNYYGQSNSLISTLQDNIVAIRDWADQWAIPVVYTAQPEDQSAEDRALLTDMWGPGLQSTEPTAKDIISALQPRVDDTVLVKWRYSAFQRSPMRDLMTEWRRDQLIIVGIYAHIGCMMTACDAFMRDIKPFLVADAVADFSAQDHQMALDYVANRCGKVIATADLLNNVKPQITFDWLRSQLLECIDEDEAFFDADENLVDYGLDSVQVMTMIEKWDRMGLVVKVDDLLKEPTLNGWWRAIEKMRS, encoded by the coding sequence ATGACTATTCCTGCTATCACTTCCTATTCGTTACCAGAACCCTCGGCATTGCCGGTCAATCGGGTAGACTGGCAATGCGATCCTGCTAAAGCCGTTTTGTTGATCCACGACATGCAAAACTATTTTGTTAATTACTATGGTCAGAGTAATTCCCTGATATCCACGCTGCAAGACAACATCGTTGCAATCCGAGACTGGGCGGATCAATGGGCAATACCGGTCGTTTATACAGCCCAACCGGAAGATCAGAGCGCGGAGGACCGCGCGCTTTTGACCGATATGTGGGGGCCGGGGTTGCAGTCAACTGAGCCGACCGCTAAAGACATTATTTCCGCATTGCAACCACGAGTAGATGATACGGTGCTGGTTAAATGGCGATACAGTGCGTTCCAGCGATCACCGATGCGGGACCTGATGACGGAGTGGCGTCGCGATCAACTAATCATAGTGGGTATCTATGCGCACATCGGTTGCATGATGACAGCCTGCGATGCTTTTATGCGAGATATTAAGCCCTTTCTGGTGGCGGACGCCGTGGCGGATTTTAGCGCCCAGGATCACCAAATGGCTCTGGATTATGTGGCTAACCGTTGCGGCAAAGTCATTGCAACTGCTGATCTTCTAAACAATGTAAAACCGCAAATAACCTTTGACTGGTTGCGGTCACAGTTACTCGAATGCATTGATGAAGACGAAGCCTTTTTTGATGCCGATGAAAACCTGGTGGATTACGGTTTGGATTCAGTCCAGGTCATGACCATGATCGAAAAGTGGGATCGTATGGGTTTGGTAGTCAAAGTAGATGACCTGCTGAAAGAACCCACCCTGAACGGGTGGTGGCGAGCGATAGAAAAGATGCGAAGTTAA